In the Candidatus Dechloromonas phosphoritropha genome, CCAAGGTCGTAAAACCCGTATTCGCCCGAAACGGCAAGTCGGCAATCTGACCATTTAAACTCGAAAATCATGTCTATAATAAGCCTTTTTTATAGACATGATTGGAGGTAGCCATGAACTGGAATATCGCCCAAGCCAAACAGCATTTCTCGGAAGTCGTCAAACAGGCGAGCAGCGAGCCGCAAATCATCTACAACCGCAACACGCCGGTGGCGGCGGTGATTTCGACTGAAGAAATGACCTCCTATCGCGCTTGGAAAGCCACACAAACCCAGCCCCAGACGCTGGGCGAGGCGTTTGCTGAATTGCGTCGCCTTGCCGCGAGCGACCCAGACCCGCTACCCGACCCGGACCGTTTTGCCGCCATGCGCCCGAATGCCTTTGCTGAAATGCTCGATGAGGAATACCCGAAAAATGCAGCTCGTTGACACTAGCGTCATCAGCGAGTTGTTGCGGCCCCGCCCCCATTCTGGTGTGCTGACCTGGGCGGAACACCAACAGAGTTTCCTGCTCGCGGCGATTTCAGTCGATGAGTCGATGTTCGGTTTGATTCGCGGTGGCAACCACGCCCTGCGCGTAGCCTATGATTCGCTGCTGAACACGCGTTGCTCGGTGATGCCGATAACGCAAGAAATTGCCTACCGCGCCGGTCAGATGCGTGGCGAATTTTCACGGCGCGGCATCACTCGATCCCAGGCCGACATGCTCATCGCCGCCACCGCCCAGGCCCACAACCTCACCTTGGTCACCCGTAACGTCCGCGATTTCGACGGCTGCGGGATCGGCCTGTTGAACCCATTTGCGGAATAGCAAGCTGCGCAATGGCCACCAACGCCTCTGATCTTTTCATCGTTGACAACAGCGATTCAAGCTGGAAAGTACGATCTTATCTGAAGGACTGGTGCGAGCTTTCGCGAGCGATTGACATTGCAACAGGCTATTTCGAGATTGGAGCGTTGCTTACACTCGAAGACAAATGGCAGTCCGTTGCAAAAATCCGCATCCTCATGGGTGATGAGGTTTCCCTCAGAACCAAACGCGCTTTCGTTCAAAGCCTGCAAAAGATCAGCAATCGCCTTGACGCCAGCGTCGAAACCGAGAAAAGTCAAAATGACTTTCTAAAAGGCGTACCCGCCATCGTTGAAGCCGTACGATCAGGCAAAATCGAATGCCGTGTCTTCCGCAAGGATAAGTTCCACGCCAAGGCCTACCTGACGCACGGCAAGGCCGCCGTAATCGGCTCATTTGGCCTGGTTGGCTCTTCAAACTTTACTTACCCCGGCCTGACTGGCAACGTGGAACTCAATGTCCAGATTCGCGGCCCGGAAGTCGGCCTGCTTCAAGAATGGTATGAGCGTCATTGGAACGAAGCGGAAGACGTCGGTCCCGACCTGCTGCGAACGCTCGAACGCCACACACGCAACTACAGTCCGTTCGAAGTGTGGGCCAAGGCGCTCGACGAACTCATGCGCGGTCACGAACTCACTCCTGACGAATGGGATCGCGAGCACTCCAAGCTGTTCCCCATTCTGGCCAAGTATCAGCAGGATGCTTACAAAAATCTCATTCAGATCGCTGACCGCTTCGGCTCTGCGTTCCTATGCGATGGCGTTGGCCTTGGTAAAACATTCGTCGGTCTGATGCTGCTGGAACGCATGGTCGTCCGCGAAGGCCGTCGGGTGGTCCTGTTCGCCCCCAAAGCAGCACGGGAAGACGTTTGGGAGCGCGCCATTCAGCGCTACCTGCCGCATCTGAACAGCGGCTTCGTCAACTTCGTCGTCTACAACCACACC is a window encoding:
- a CDS encoding type II toxin-antitoxin system Phd/YefM family antitoxin; translated protein: MNWNIAQAKQHFSEVVKQASSEPQIIYNRNTPVAAVISTEEMTSYRAWKATQTQPQTLGEAFAELRRLAASDPDPLPDPDRFAAMRPNAFAEMLDEEYPKNAAR
- a CDS encoding type II toxin-antitoxin system VapC family toxin, translating into MQLVDTSVISELLRPRPHSGVLTWAEHQQSFLLAAISVDESMFGLIRGGNHALRVAYDSLLNTRCSVMPITQEIAYRAGQMRGEFSRRGITRSQADMLIAATAQAHNLTLVTRNVRDFDGCGIGLLNPFAE